A stretch of Acetobacteroides hydrogenigenes DNA encodes these proteins:
- a CDS encoding nucleoside kinase produces MPNKIEIVLDNIGAKALIEPGMSLLDIAKSHYVTLKHPVLGAFVNNKIKELSYRIYSPKTVRFIDITHQAGRRMYERSLFFVLNKAIKDVLPSKQLRIEHSISKGYYCEIEGMEGVDLEIVMAILDRMKEIIDADLPFNRIKMLTEEAIPLFEAEGLNQKVKLLKTKPKLYTSVYQLDETIDYYYEELVPSTGFLTNFDLVKYFEGMLLMTPKKDNPEKLEDIVLQNKMFDVFQEQKDWLKIIDAETIGDLNQTILEGNGGELIKVAEALHEKKVAQIADLIFNRKEVHLALISGPSSSGKTTFSKRLAVQLRVLGLKPVTISMDNYFVDREHTPKDENGNYDFESIYAVDIKQFNTDLTALMNGDTVAIPSFNFETGQRIYKGHKLKIDNNSIIIVEGIHALNPMLTSMIDEKKKFKIYLSALTSISMDRHNHVPTTDNRLIRRIVRDARYRNYSAFETIKRWPSVRSGEEKNIFPYQEFADVMFNSALLYELAVLKQHAEPLLREVPPTTYEYAEAHRLLKFLSYFVPLLEEEIPPTSILREFLGGSSFSF; encoded by the coding sequence ATGCCAAATAAAATTGAAATAGTTTTAGACAACATTGGAGCTAAAGCACTTATCGAACCAGGAATGTCGCTATTAGACATTGCCAAATCACATTATGTAACGCTTAAACATCCCGTCCTAGGTGCTTTTGTTAACAACAAGATAAAAGAACTTTCCTATAGAATATACTCTCCGAAGACCGTCCGATTTATAGACATCACCCACCAAGCAGGACGTAGAATGTACGAGCGTTCTTTATTCTTCGTCCTCAACAAAGCCATAAAGGATGTTTTGCCGTCCAAACAGCTACGAATTGAGCATTCCATATCCAAAGGATACTACTGTGAAATTGAAGGGATGGAAGGTGTTGACCTCGAAATTGTAATGGCTATTCTTGATCGGATGAAAGAAATAATTGATGCAGACCTACCCTTTAACCGAATAAAGATGCTAACGGAAGAGGCTATTCCACTTTTTGAAGCGGAAGGGCTGAATCAAAAGGTTAAGCTTCTAAAAACGAAGCCTAAACTTTACACGTCGGTTTACCAGCTCGACGAAACTATCGACTACTACTACGAAGAACTTGTTCCTTCTACAGGATTTCTTACAAACTTCGATTTGGTGAAATATTTCGAAGGCATGCTTCTAATGACTCCCAAAAAAGATAACCCTGAAAAGCTAGAAGATATCGTATTACAAAATAAGATGTTCGATGTATTTCAGGAGCAAAAGGATTGGTTAAAAATTATTGATGCCGAAACAATTGGAGATCTCAACCAAACGATTCTAGAAGGGAATGGAGGCGAGCTTATCAAGGTCGCAGAAGCACTCCATGAAAAAAAAGTAGCACAAATAGCAGACCTAATTTTCAACAGGAAAGAGGTTCACCTAGCGCTAATATCGGGTCCTTCATCAAGCGGTAAAACAACCTTTTCGAAGCGCCTTGCAGTTCAGCTTCGCGTCCTAGGGCTAAAACCCGTAACCATTTCAATGGACAACTACTTTGTCGATCGCGAGCATACCCCTAAAGATGAAAATGGAAACTACGACTTCGAATCAATTTATGCTGTAGACATAAAGCAATTCAACACAGACTTAACCGCCCTTATGAATGGCGATACCGTTGCTATACCCTCGTTTAACTTCGAAACAGGACAACGAATATACAAAGGCCACAAACTGAAGATTGACAATAACAGCATTATCATCGTAGAAGGAATTCACGCTCTTAACCCTATGCTAACATCGATGATTGATGAGAAGAAAAAGTTTAAAATTTACCTATCAGCGCTTACCTCTATATCAATGGACAGGCACAACCATGTGCCTACTACCGATAACCGACTAATACGCCGAATTGTACGCGATGCGAGGTATAGAAACTACTCTGCCTTCGAAACTATAAAGCGATGGCCAAGCGTACGTAGCGGAGAAGAGAAAAACATCTTCCCCTACCAAGAATTTGCAGATGTAATGTTTAACTCTGCGCTACTTTACGAGCTCGCAGTCTTAAAGCAACATGCAGAACCACTTCTCAGGGAGGTTCCTCCAACAACTTATGAATATGCAGAAGCACATCGGCTTCTAAAGTTTTTGAGCTACTTCGTTCCTTTACTGGAAGAGGAAATCCCTCCCACTTCAATTTTAAGAGAATTTTTAGGAGGAAGCAGTTTTAGTTTTTAA
- a CDS encoding DUF2851 family protein, with product MMSEDFLQFIWKFQLFDRQNFVCTTGETVEVLHPGSLNSDAGPDFFNAKLQIDGQTWAGNVEIHQNTSDWIKHNHHADKAYDSVVIHVVANHDGTDVCRTNGTPVKCAVLHYDKGLESRYCEIVNSVDWIPCERYIRDVDDFFIKHFLERLLIERLGKRVDAVEHELRRTLKSWEEVFYIFLLRNFGFSINALPFELLAKVLPYNIVLKHRNNKLQIEALLFGQAGFLSNVENDEYTTALKREYSFLADKYKLKALDLSLWKFLRTRPQNFPTIRIAQLADLLHKHASIFSKVVSCNSFVEFCDLFSGITLSPYWENHFVFGKQALSQKKNLGYSALSLLGINLFVPFVFAYGHLNDMPQLKEKALDMLESTPPDKNRVIEKWKILGIPVGSAFYTQALLHLKRDYCDERRCLSCSIGKKIVEGGVSIR from the coding sequence ATGATGAGTGAAGATTTTTTGCAATTCATATGGAAATTTCAACTTTTTGATCGGCAAAACTTTGTGTGCACCACGGGTGAGACTGTTGAAGTGCTGCATCCTGGTAGCCTTAATAGTGATGCTGGTCCTGATTTTTTTAATGCAAAGCTGCAAATTGATGGTCAGACGTGGGCTGGAAACGTAGAAATTCATCAAAACACATCAGACTGGATAAAGCACAACCATCATGCTGATAAAGCGTATGATAGTGTAGTTATACATGTTGTTGCTAATCATGACGGAACCGATGTATGTCGTACAAATGGAACACCTGTTAAGTGTGCCGTTTTGCATTATGACAAAGGTTTAGAGTCTCGATATTGTGAGATTGTCAATTCTGTAGATTGGATACCCTGTGAAAGGTACATTAGGGATGTTGATGATTTTTTTATAAAGCATTTCTTAGAAAGACTTCTAATTGAGAGGTTGGGTAAGAGGGTTGATGCTGTTGAGCATGAACTTAGAAGAACATTAAAAAGTTGGGAGGAGGTTTTTTACATATTTTTACTGAGAAATTTTGGATTCTCAATTAATGCCCTACCCTTTGAACTATTGGCAAAAGTGTTGCCTTATAACATAGTGCTTAAGCATCGTAATAATAAATTACAAATAGAAGCGTTGCTATTTGGGCAAGCGGGATTTCTTTCAAATGTTGAAAATGATGAGTATACGACAGCTTTAAAACGAGAATACTCCTTTCTGGCTGATAAATACAAGTTAAAGGCGTTGGATTTAAGTTTATGGAAGTTTTTGAGAACCCGTCCTCAAAATTTTCCCACCATACGAATAGCTCAGTTGGCAGATTTGCTCCATAAGCATGCCTCAATATTTTCAAAAGTAGTAAGTTGTAATAGTTTTGTTGAGTTCTGTGATTTGTTTTCGGGCATAACTCTTTCTCCTTATTGGGAGAATCATTTTGTATTTGGCAAACAAGCCCTTTCGCAAAAAAAGAATCTTGGATATAGCGCTTTGAGCCTACTTGGCATAAATCTATTTGTACCTTTCGTTTTTGCATATGGCCATTTGAATGACATGCCTCAGTTAAAGGAGAAAGCGTTAGATATGCTAGAGTCCACCCCCCCAGATAAAAATAGAGTGATCGAAAAGTGGAAGATTCTGGGTATACCGGTAGGTTCGGCGTTTTATACGCAAGCCCTTTTACACTTAAAAAGGGACTACTGTGATGAAAGGCGATGCCTATCCTGTTCAATAGGGAAAAAAATTGTTGAAGGCGGGGTGTCTATACGCTAG
- a CDS encoding polyribonucleotide nucleotidyltransferase, with the protein MYNAIQKIIELGDGRVIEIETGKLAKQADGSVVVKMGNTMLLATVTAAKEAKEDVDFMPLSVDYKEKYAAAGRFPGGFMKREAKPSDYEVLVSRLVDRALRPLFPDDFHAEVFVTVNLISADKDIMPDALAGLAASAALAVSDIPFNGPISEVRVARVNGELMINPTFSQLKNADIDIMVAATIDNIMMVEGEMNEVSEADMLEAIRFAHEAIKKHCVAQIELAEVVGKTVKRTYCHERNDEELREKIWKETYDKVYEIAKGMTSKHERGDRFAAVLEEFEATLPEEVLSDMKPVVERYFHDVLKEAMRRMIIDEGMRLDGRDTKTIRPIWSEVDYLPSAHGSAVFTRGETQSLTTVTLGTKLDEKQIDEVLNQGTEQFVLHYNFPPFSTGDARASRGLSRREIGHGNLAFRALKPVVPMNPENPYAVRVVSDILESNGSSSMATVCAGTLALMDAGVKIKRPVSGIAMGLIADKKTGKFAVLSDILGDEDHLGDMDFKVTGTENGITATQMDIKVDGLSYEILSQALEQARAGRMHILGKILETIKEPREDYKPHVPRIEQLIIPKEFIGAVIGPGGKIIQEIQKETNTTITITEVENKGIVDIFSEDRDGLVAAAQKIKAIVAVPEEGEVYRGKVKSILQFGAFVEILPGKDGLLHISEIDHKRVEKVEDVLKEGDMVDVKLIEVDKKTGKLKLSRRALLPKPEQAPREPRPDGPKRGDRPSKPERKE; encoded by the coding sequence ATGTATAATGCGATCCAAAAAATAATCGAACTTGGTGATGGCAGAGTAATAGAGATTGAAACGGGGAAGTTGGCTAAGCAGGCCGACGGCTCTGTTGTGGTTAAGATGGGTAATACCATGCTTTTGGCCACTGTTACTGCTGCAAAGGAGGCCAAGGAAGATGTAGACTTCATGCCGCTTTCGGTAGACTACAAGGAAAAGTATGCAGCTGCAGGTCGTTTCCCTGGTGGCTTCATGAAAAGAGAGGCAAAGCCTTCTGATTACGAGGTCCTGGTTTCGCGATTGGTCGATCGCGCTCTACGTCCGCTCTTTCCCGATGATTTTCATGCTGAGGTTTTTGTTACCGTAAACCTTATTTCTGCTGATAAAGATATTATGCCAGATGCACTTGCAGGTCTTGCAGCATCGGCAGCGTTGGCCGTATCCGATATCCCTTTCAATGGTCCAATTTCAGAAGTTCGTGTTGCAAGAGTTAATGGCGAACTGATGATTAACCCAACCTTTTCGCAACTGAAGAATGCCGATATCGACATTATGGTTGCCGCAACCATCGATAATATTATGATGGTTGAAGGTGAAATGAATGAGGTTTCGGAAGCAGATATGCTTGAGGCCATCAGGTTTGCTCATGAGGCAATAAAGAAGCACTGTGTTGCCCAAATAGAACTTGCTGAAGTGGTTGGCAAGACAGTTAAGCGTACCTACTGCCACGAGCGCAACGACGAAGAACTTCGTGAGAAAATTTGGAAGGAAACCTACGATAAGGTATACGAGATAGCAAAGGGGATGACCTCGAAGCATGAGCGTGGCGATAGGTTTGCTGCCGTTCTCGAAGAATTTGAGGCAACCTTGCCCGAAGAGGTTCTTTCAGATATGAAACCTGTAGTAGAACGCTATTTTCACGATGTTCTTAAAGAGGCCATGCGCCGCATGATCATCGATGAAGGTATGCGTTTGGATGGCCGCGATACAAAGACCATTCGTCCAATTTGGAGCGAGGTAGACTATCTGCCCTCTGCACATGGTTCGGCAGTCTTTACTCGTGGAGAAACCCAATCACTTACGACAGTAACGCTTGGAACGAAACTTGACGAAAAACAAATTGACGAGGTGCTTAATCAAGGTACCGAGCAATTTGTACTTCACTATAACTTCCCTCCATTCTCAACTGGTGATGCTCGTGCTTCGCGCGGATTAAGCCGTCGAGAGATAGGTCATGGAAATCTAGCATTCCGTGCTCTTAAGCCAGTAGTACCAATGAATCCTGAAAATCCATATGCCGTTCGCGTTGTTTCAGATATTCTAGAGTCTAATGGATCTTCTTCTATGGCTACTGTTTGTGCTGGCACTCTTGCTCTTATGGATGCTGGTGTGAAGATCAAACGCCCTGTTTCGGGTATTGCAATGGGACTTATTGCCGATAAGAAGACAGGCAAGTTTGCCGTTCTTTCCGACATTCTTGGCGATGAAGATCATCTTGGCGATATGGACTTTAAGGTTACTGGAACTGAGAATGGTATCACTGCAACACAGATGGATATCAAGGTTGACGGCCTTTCGTATGAAATACTATCTCAAGCACTTGAACAAGCACGTGCTGGACGTATGCATATCTTAGGCAAAATTCTAGAGACCATTAAAGAACCTCGCGAAGACTACAAACCTCACGTTCCTCGCATCGAGCAGCTTATTATTCCTAAGGAGTTTATTGGTGCTGTTATTGGGCCAGGCGGTAAGATTATCCAAGAAATACAAAAGGAAACCAATACTACCATTACTATTACCGAGGTAGAAAACAAGGGTATTGTTGATATCTTTAGTGAAGATAGAGACGGACTTGTTGCAGCTGCTCAGAAAATAAAGGCAATAGTAGCGGTTCCTGAAGAAGGCGAAGTTTATAGAGGTAAGGTAAAATCAATCCTTCAGTTTGGAGCATTTGTTGAAATACTTCCAGGTAAGGATGGTCTTCTTCATATCTCAGAGATTGATCATAAGCGCGTTGAAAAGGTGGAAGATGTCCTTAAAGAAGGCGATATGGTTGATGTTAAACTGATCGAAGTAGATAAGAAAACAGGCAAGCTAAAGTTGAGCCGTAGGGCTCTTCTTCCAAAGCCAGAGCAAGCTCCTCGTGAACCACGTCCTGATGGACCAAAACGTGGAGATCGTCCTTCAAAGCCAGAACGCAAAGAATAG
- the rpsO gene encoding 30S ribosomal protein S15 has translation MSYLTAEKKQELFQQYGKSNTDTGSAEGQIALFSYRINHLTEHLKTHRKDYDTQRSLLKLVGKRRRLLEYLKDTDIERYRAIIKALNLRK, from the coding sequence ATGAGCTATTTAACAGCAGAAAAAAAACAGGAACTTTTCCAACAGTACGGGAAGTCTAATACCGACACTGGCTCAGCAGAAGGTCAGATTGCGCTATTTTCATACCGTATCAACCATTTAACCGAGCATCTCAAAACCCACCGCAAAGACTATGACACCCAACGTTCGCTACTTAAGTTGGTGGGTAAGCGCAGAAGATTGCTCGAATATTTGAAGGATACGGATATTGAAAGGTACAGAGCAATCATTAAGGCTCTTAACTTGAGAAAATAA
- a CDS encoding SPOR domain-containing protein, which produces MQAGDTPVLIVNAPKQAVAGSSFTVSIEVSNAEIQGIARFMQGLPYGVTVEPADCANSDFEFTNQTLKLMWFSLQKTNSLKFSYKVVTHANVKGSLSLSGSFVFINANNVHATATSKDVVVEITPAPNVNPANVVDLKNFKSKPAPESNLTFIPATQQMESLKMPSKALRQVSYDAKTDTYMVSILLDKGKANKYAKLEETIPQGYTAEVLETRGGVFDYSNGKVKFLWLDLPNQARFLVSYRLKPKAKQADKKELSITGYFAFMIEDATEIHEVAQIQADLKKFAINTDIKYKGSVTSASGARDIPIKYVGIAKQAKQDKKENATKVEQPLAKPSTPTSSKKAVKQTETSNKEETSNQHPQEQRKVKAGVVFKVQLAAVSKEADNAGVASKFKTDTPLSKEETSGIVRYLVGPYTSYSEALNVKSKAKQNGYKDAFIVAYNQQGSRISINEAFASEKN; this is translated from the coding sequence GTGCAAGCAGGCGACACTCCTGTTTTGATAGTTAACGCTCCAAAACAGGCAGTTGCCGGATCTTCTTTTACTGTAAGCATTGAAGTTTCTAATGCCGAAATACAAGGAATAGCCCGATTTATGCAAGGGCTCCCCTATGGAGTTACTGTTGAACCTGCAGATTGTGCTAACTCTGATTTCGAATTTACGAATCAGACGCTTAAACTAATGTGGTTCAGTCTTCAGAAAACGAATTCATTGAAGTTTTCATACAAAGTTGTTACCCATGCTAATGTAAAGGGATCTCTAAGTTTGAGCGGATCTTTTGTTTTCATCAATGCCAACAATGTACATGCAACAGCTACCTCCAAAGATGTAGTAGTGGAAATTACACCTGCGCCAAACGTAAATCCAGCAAATGTTGTTGACCTCAAAAACTTTAAGAGTAAGCCTGCCCCAGAATCGAATCTTACATTTATACCGGCTACCCAACAAATGGAGTCGCTTAAGATGCCCTCAAAGGCCTTAAGACAGGTATCATACGATGCAAAAACCGACACCTACATGGTAAGCATCTTGCTGGACAAAGGAAAGGCGAATAAATACGCAAAACTCGAAGAAACTATACCTCAAGGTTACACTGCAGAGGTTTTAGAAACAAGAGGTGGTGTATTCGATTATAGCAACGGGAAAGTAAAGTTCCTATGGCTCGATCTTCCGAACCAAGCCCGGTTCCTTGTAAGTTACAGGCTAAAACCTAAAGCAAAACAAGCAGATAAAAAGGAGCTATCAATAACTGGATATTTTGCTTTCATGATTGAGGATGCTACAGAGATTCATGAAGTAGCCCAAATTCAAGCAGATTTGAAAAAATTTGCAATTAATACTGACATAAAATATAAAGGCAGCGTAACCTCGGCTAGTGGTGCTCGCGATATACCTATTAAATATGTAGGAATAGCAAAGCAAGCAAAACAGGACAAGAAAGAAAATGCTACAAAAGTAGAACAACCACTAGCAAAGCCATCGACACCAACCTCGTCAAAGAAAGCCGTCAAGCAAACAGAGACTAGCAACAAGGAGGAGACAAGCAACCAACACCCTCAAGAACAGAGAAAAGTTAAAGCAGGGGTGGTCTTTAAAGTACAACTTGCGGCAGTGTCTAAAGAGGCTGACAATGCAGGTGTGGCTAGCAAATTCAAGACAGACACACCACTTTCAAAAGAGGAAACAAGCGGAATTGTAAGGTATCTCGTTGGGCCATATACAAGCTACAGCGAAGCTCTTAACGTTAAAAGCAAGGCAAAACAGAACGGCTATAAAGATGCATTCATTGTAGCCTACAACCAGCAAGGTTCGCGTATTAGCATAAATGAAGCCTTTGCATCTGAAAAAAATTAA
- a CDS encoding tetratricopeptide repeat protein, translated as MRNIRISYLAWMVAAVLLLGSCSNPEKMKKAVDQVKVTCVPTALEAKAGTVKAKISVNFPVKFFNKKAVLELTPVLVYNGGELAAPAKLLQGEDVKDNNQVISYENGGGYEQEVEFPYSDQLRMAKLELRVKILYKGKTIPFDQPYKLADGVSALYTLATPAAAPIFYDQTYQRITPEQQSAEILFMISKAIVEKKELSKAQVKELEQYISKVKKDTVNKSFQGLAIKAYASPDGPVEFNDKLSAKRGTSTKDAVKKSFKTVKDVVSKPEVTSLGEDWDGFVALVSASNIADKELILRVVSMYSDPNVRDREIKNLSAGWPDLKKTILPALRKSNLIANVNSIGLSDDQIKAKIQNKDYSNISADQLVYGAKLSSDLSYKIAAYEGAIQLDSKNYKAINNLGAIYLMQGKVAEAAKQFEAAAAINNDAVVKNNLGAVALAQGKIAEAEKLFVQAGDAGDQVKHNLAYIAITKGQYTAAVDYLAGSNSFNQALALLLVGKTENASKVLEQVNSPKGAYLKAVIAARQGNESAVLSNLKEAVSGDASLKKLAATEFEFRAYLQNAAFQSLL; from the coding sequence ATGAGAAACATTCGTATCAGCTATTTAGCATGGATGGTTGCTGCTGTACTTCTGCTAGGAAGTTGTAGCAATCCTGAAAAGATGAAGAAGGCGGTTGACCAGGTAAAGGTAACCTGCGTTCCAACTGCACTCGAAGCAAAAGCTGGAACCGTTAAGGCTAAGATTAGCGTTAATTTCCCAGTTAAGTTCTTCAATAAAAAGGCAGTTCTTGAGCTTACTCCTGTTTTAGTATACAATGGAGGAGAACTTGCTGCACCAGCAAAGTTGCTTCAGGGCGAAGATGTAAAGGATAACAATCAGGTTATTAGCTACGAAAACGGTGGTGGCTATGAGCAAGAAGTTGAATTCCCATATAGCGATCAGCTAAGAATGGCGAAACTTGAACTTCGCGTAAAGATCCTTTACAAAGGAAAAACAATTCCATTTGATCAGCCTTACAAGTTAGCAGATGGAGTTAGTGCTCTATACACTTTGGCAACTCCTGCTGCTGCTCCAATTTTCTACGATCAAACTTACCAAAGAATTACCCCAGAGCAACAGTCTGCTGAAATTCTTTTCATGATTAGCAAGGCTATTGTTGAAAAGAAAGAACTTTCTAAGGCTCAGGTTAAAGAACTGGAGCAATACATTTCAAAGGTTAAGAAGGATACCGTAAACAAGTCGTTCCAAGGTCTTGCTATTAAGGCTTATGCTTCTCCAGACGGTCCAGTTGAATTCAACGACAAACTTTCTGCAAAGCGTGGTACTTCTACCAAGGATGCTGTAAAGAAGAGCTTTAAGACTGTTAAGGATGTAGTTAGTAAGCCAGAAGTTACCTCTCTTGGTGAAGACTGGGATGGTTTTGTTGCTCTTGTTAGCGCTTCTAACATTGCAGATAAGGAGCTTATTCTTCGCGTAGTTTCTATGTACAGCGATCCTAACGTTCGTGACCGCGAAATTAAAAATCTTTCTGCTGGATGGCCTGATCTTAAGAAGACCATTCTTCCTGCTCTTAGAAAGTCTAACCTAATTGCAAACGTAAATAGCATTGGTCTTTCTGATGATCAAATTAAGGCTAAGATCCAAAATAAGGATTACAGCAATATTTCAGCAGATCAACTTGTATATGGTGCTAAGCTTTCTTCTGATCTATCTTACAAGATTGCTGCATACGAAGGTGCTATTCAACTTGACAGCAAGAACTACAAGGCTATCAACAACCTTGGTGCTATCTATCTAATGCAAGGAAAGGTTGCTGAAGCCGCTAAGCAATTCGAAGCTGCTGCTGCTATCAACAACGATGCGGTTGTAAAGAACAACCTTGGAGCAGTTGCTCTTGCTCAAGGAAAGATTGCTGAAGCTGAAAAACTATTTGTTCAGGCTGGCGATGCTGGAGATCAGGTTAAGCACAATCTTGCCTACATCGCTATCACTAAGGGTCAATACACTGCCGCTGTAGATTACCTTGCTGGAAGCAACTCGTTCAACCAAGCTCTTGCGCTACTTCTTGTAGGTAAGACTGAGAATGCTTCTAAGGTTCTTGAGCAAGTTAACTCTCCAAAGGGTGCTTATCTTAAGGCTGTAATTGCTGCTCGTCAAGGAAACGAGTCTGCAGTACTTAGCAACTTGAAGGAAGCTGTATCTGGTGATGCTTCATTGAAGAAACTAGCTGCAACTGAATTCGAATTCCGTGCATACCTTCAAAATGCTGCATTCCAATCACTCCTATAG